A stretch of the Panthera uncia isolate 11264 chromosome D1, Puncia_PCG_1.0, whole genome shotgun sequence genome encodes the following:
- the LOC125928765 gene encoding olfactory receptor 10G6: MHSGNQTSVSHFILVGLHHPPQLGVPLFLAFLVIYALTVSGNGLIIFTILVDTRLHRPMYWFLCHLSFLDVTVSSAIVPKMLAGFVLDSRVISFGGCVIQLFSFHFLGCTECFLYTLMAYDRFLAICKPLHYATIMTRNVCNYLALGTWLGGTLHSLFQTSFIFRLPFCGPNQVDYFFCDIPAMLRLACADITINELVTFVDIGFLALTCFMLILTSYGYIVVAILQIQSTDGRRNAFSTCAAHLTVVIVYYVPCTFIYLRPGSQEPLDGVVAVFYTVITPLLNPIVYTLRNKEMKAALWRLGGRKDVLPH; this comes from the coding sequence ATGCACAGTGGAAACCAGACTTCTGTGTCTCACTTCATTTTGGTGGGCCTGCACCACCCACCGCAGCTGGGGGTGCCGCTCTTCCTGGCTTTCCTGGTCATCTATGCCCTCACTGTCTCTGGCAATGGGCTCATCATCTTCACCATCTTGGTGGACACCCGGCTCCACCGCCCCATGTACTGGTTCCTGTGTCATCTCTCCTTCTTGGACGTGACCGTTTCCTCTGCCATTGTCCCCAAGATGCTAGCTGGCTTTGTCTTGGATAGCAGGGTCATCTCCTTTGGAGGCTGTGTAATCCaactcttttctttccatttcctgggCTGTACTGAATGCTTCCTTTACACGCTCATGGCTTATGATCGCTtcttggccatctgtaagccTTTACATTATGCCACCATCATGACCCGGAACGTCTGTAATTACCTGGctttgggcacctggctgggagGTACCCTCCACTCACTTTTCCAAACAAGCTTCATATTCCGGCTGCCCTTCTGTGGCCCAAACCAGGTAGACTACTTCTTCTGTGACATTCCCGCCATGCTGCGTCTAGCCTGTGCTGACATCACCATCAATGAGCTGGTCACCTTTGTGGACATTGGGTTCTTGGCCCTCACCTGCTTCATGCTCATCCTCACTTCCTATGGGTATATAGTGGTTGCCATCTTGCAAATCCAGTCCACTGATGGACGCCGCAACGCCTTCTCCACCTGTGCTGCCCACCTCACTGTTGTCATTGTTTACTATGTGCCCTGCACCTTCATTTACCTTCGCCCTGGCTCTCAGGAACCCCTGGATGGAGTGGTCGCCGTCTTCTACACTGTCATCACCCCCTTGCTTAACCCCATCGTCTACACGCTCCGCAACAAAGAGATGAAGGCAGCATTGTGGAGGCTGGGAGGTCGCAAGGATGTGCTGCCTCACTGA
- the LOC125929609 gene encoding LOW QUALITY PROTEIN: olfactory receptor 10S1 (The sequence of the model RefSeq protein was modified relative to this genomic sequence to represent the inferred CDS: inserted 1 base in 1 codon; deleted 1 base in 1 codon) gives MSVGDSCVTKGISSHSVCEERAMETEVPNQTVLSHFFLEGLRYTAEHPGLFFLLFLLIYSITLTGNLLILITMNSEPHLCSPMYHFLGHLSSLDACLSTVTVPKVIAGFLTVHGKVISFEGCAVQLYCFHFLASTECFLYALTAYDRCLAICQPLHYPGGMNRRMCAGLAGITWAIGAGHSAVHTALTFRLLYCGPHHIARFFCDMPPVLKLACADTTISELVTLANMGLVAAXCLPFIIIPDEFIAAAVLRVRPAQGRQRAFSTCTSHLSVVLLNYMPPVCIYLQPRSSGAGAGAPAVFYTIVTPTRNPFIYTPRNEEVKRALQRLLRGGCRESPAHPLTCVVTLNVPAKKTTSPGAKWGGEIIQVKISTTEFQLSH, from the exons ATGTCTGTTGGTGACAGTTGTGTCACAAAGGGGATAAGTAGCCACTCCGTGTGTGAGGAGAGGGCCATGGAGACAGAGGTCCCCAACCAGACTGTGCTGAGCCACTTCTTCCTGGAGGGTCTCAGGTACACAGCTGAACATCCtggcctcttcttccttctcttcctcctcatctaCAGCATCACCTTGACTGGGAATCTCCTCATTCTCATAACTATGAACTCTGAGCCTCACCTCTGCTCCCCTATGTACCACTTCCTGGGGCATCTCTCCTCCCTGGATGCCTGTCTGTCCACAGTGACAGTGCCCAAGGTCATTGCAGGTTTCCTGACGGTGCATGGGAAGGTGATCTCCTTTGAGGGCTGTGCGGTTCAGCTTTACTGCTTCCATTTCCTGGCCAGCACTGAGTGCTTTCTATACGCCCTCACGGCCTACGACCGCTGCCTAGCTATCTGCCAACCCCTACACTACCCAGGGGGA ATGAACAGACGGATGTGTGCAGGGCTGGCTGGGATCACTTGGGCCATAGGTGCTGGGCACTCTGCCGTCCACACCGCCCTCACCTTTCGCCTGCTCTACTGTGGTCCTCACCACATCGCCCGCTTCTTCTGTGACATGCCCCCCGTGCTGAAGCTGGCCTGCGCAGACACCACCATCAGTGAGCTCGTCACGCTTGCCAACATGGGCCTTGTGGCGG GGTGTCTTCCTTTCATCATCATACCGGACGAGTTTATTGCGGCGGCCGTGCTGCGGGTCCGCCCTGCCCAGGGCCGGCAGCGTGCCTTCTCCACCTGCACCTCCCACCTCTCCGTGGTGCTGCTGAACTACATGCCACCTGTATGCATCTATCTGCAGCCTCGCTCCtcgggggcaggggctggggccccTGCTGTCTTCTACACAATCGTCACCCCCACGCGCAACCCTTTCATTTACACTCCGCGGAACGAGGAGGTCAAGCGGGCTCTGCAAAGACTTCTGCGCGGAGGCTGCCGAGagtccccagcccaccccctgACCTGCGTAGTGACTCTTAATGTGCCCGCCAAGAAAACGACTAGCCCCGGAGCAAAATGGGGAGGGGAAATCATTCAAGTGAAAATCAGCACCACTGAGTTTCAGCTTAGCCATTGA